From the genome of Solidesulfovibrio carbinolicus, one region includes:
- the eno gene encoding phosphopyruvate hydratase: MSTIAAVWAREILDSRGNPTIEVEVTLESGASGRAAVPSGASTGSREALEMRDQDASRYAGKGVTKAVENVQGELADTVIGMDALQQVAIDNLMIDTDGTENKSRLGANAILGVSLAVCRAASNFLGLPLYQYIGGINSKVLPVPMMNIINGGAHAPNNLDIQEFMIIPLGARTFADALRMGAETFHTLKKILAADGHMTAVGDEGGFAPNLKSHDEAFKYIIKAIEESGYRPGSEISLAIDAAASEFYKNGKYVLTGENLSLSSTEMADYLGGFVDRYPLISIEDGLAESDWPGWKTLTLNLGERIQLVGDDIFVTNPDILAEGIDQGVANSILIKLNQIGTVTETLDTIEMAKQAAYTTVVSHRSGETEDSFIADLSVAVNAGQIKTGSLCRSDRLAKYNQLLRIEEELEDMAIYYGPVMAGQWYEEEPEGEEE, encoded by the coding sequence TCCGGCCGGGCCGCCGTCCCCTCGGGCGCGTCCACCGGCTCCCGTGAAGCCCTCGAAATGCGCGACCAGGACGCCTCCCGCTACGCCGGGAAGGGCGTGACCAAAGCCGTGGAGAACGTCCAGGGCGAACTGGCCGACACCGTCATCGGCATGGACGCCCTGCAGCAGGTGGCCATCGACAACCTCATGATCGACACCGACGGCACCGAGAACAAATCGCGCCTGGGCGCCAACGCCATCCTCGGCGTGTCCCTGGCCGTGTGCCGCGCCGCCTCCAACTTCCTGGGGCTGCCGCTGTATCAGTACATCGGCGGCATCAACTCCAAAGTGCTGCCCGTGCCCATGATGAACATCATCAACGGCGGCGCGCATGCTCCCAACAACCTGGACATCCAGGAGTTCATGATCATTCCCCTTGGCGCGCGCACCTTCGCCGACGCCCTGCGCATGGGCGCCGAGACCTTCCACACCCTCAAAAAAATCCTGGCCGCCGACGGCCACATGACCGCCGTGGGCGACGAGGGCGGCTTTGCCCCCAACCTCAAGAGCCACGACGAGGCCTTCAAGTACATCATCAAGGCCATCGAAGAATCCGGCTACCGCCCGGGCTCCGAAATCTCCCTGGCCATCGACGCCGCCGCCTCGGAATTCTATAAAAACGGCAAATACGTGCTCACCGGCGAAAACCTTTCCCTGTCCTCGACCGAAATGGCCGACTACCTGGGCGGCTTCGTCGACCGCTATCCGCTCATTTCCATCGAAGACGGCCTGGCCGAGTCCGACTGGCCGGGCTGGAAGACCCTGACGCTGAACCTCGGCGAACGCATTCAGCTCGTTGGCGACGACATCTTCGTCACCAACCCCGACATCCTGGCCGAAGGCATCGACCAGGGCGTGGCCAACTCCATCCTCATCAAGCTCAACCAGATCGGCACCGTCACCGAGACCCTGGACACCATCGAGATGGCCAAGCAGGCCGCCTACACCACGGTGGTCTCCCACCGCTCGGGCGAGACCGAAGACAGCTTCATCGCCGACCTGTCCGTGGCCGTCAACGCCGGCCAGATCAAGACCGGCTCGCTGTGCCGCTCCGACCGCCTGGCCAAGTACAACCAGCTGCTGCGCATCGAGGAAGAGCTGGAAGACATGGCCATCTACTACGGCCCGGTCATGGCCGGCCAGTGGTACGAAGAAGAGCCCGAAGGCGAAGAAGAGTAG
- a CDS encoding DUF58 domain-containing protein has product MGTMQASQLLARARRLRLSPWLAATAPLVGEYRGAYPGAGMEYEESREYAPGDDVAAMDWKATARLGRPFVKRFREERSLTLMLAVDVSPSMTCPCPREPLSLTAAVAAVTLAVSAAVSRDRVGLVLFTDRIEAFLPPRAGPAMPVAVARLLAETRPQGRGTDPGPALTLAETALVHRSAVLLFSDFLSGDFALPLGRLAARHDVAAGFVVANDDACLPPAGLAAVADPEGGEPVVIDCAAPAARTRFVAARQARREAGRAALARAGVRTLALPADEHPAEALAAYLRRRARRGRGLGQRP; this is encoded by the coding sequence ATGGGGACCATGCAGGCTTCGCAGCTTCTTGCCCGGGCGCGCCGGTTGCGCCTGTCGCCGTGGTTGGCCGCCACCGCGCCGCTTGTTGGCGAATATCGCGGCGCGTATCCGGGCGCGGGCATGGAGTATGAGGAATCCCGGGAGTATGCGCCCGGCGACGACGTGGCGGCCATGGACTGGAAGGCCACCGCCCGTCTGGGCCGGCCTTTTGTGAAGCGGTTCCGAGAAGAGCGCAGCCTGACCCTGATGCTGGCCGTGGACGTCAGCCCTTCCATGACCTGCCCCTGTCCGCGCGAGCCGCTCTCTCTGACCGCCGCCGTGGCTGCCGTGACCTTGGCCGTCAGCGCCGCCGTCAGCCGCGACCGGGTCGGGCTGGTGCTTTTCACCGACCGCATCGAGGCTTTTTTGCCGCCGCGCGCCGGCCCGGCCATGCCCGTGGCCGTGGCCCGGCTTTTGGCCGAAACCCGTCCCCAGGGCCGGGGCACCGATCCCGGGCCGGCCTTGACCCTGGCCGAGACCGCTTTGGTGCATCGCAGCGCGGTGCTGCTTTTTTCCGATTTCCTTTCCGGCGATTTCGCCCTCCCTCTTGGCCGGCTGGCCGCCCGGCACGACGTTGCCGCCGGGTTTGTTGTCGCCAACGACGACGCCTGCCTACCGCCGGCGGGGCTGGCGGCCGTGGCCGATCCCGAGGGCGGAGAGCCGGTCGTCATCGACTGCGCCGCGCCGGCCGCCCGGACGCGTTTTGTCGCCGCCCGGCAGGCCCGGCGCGAGGCCGGTCGCGCCGCCCTGGCCCGGGCCGGCGTCCGCACGCTGGCCCTGCCGGCGGACGAGCATCCGGCCGAGGCGCTGGCTGCCTATCTGCGCCGCCGCGCCCGCCGGGGACGGGGCCTGGGGCAGCGCCCGTGA
- a CDS encoding VWA domain-containing protein, producing MIALAHPAALALVLLVPAALWLRRRCEGRAAAALPGAGEVRGIGPSFALRLGGLLRPLGLVAAVLALAGPSLPPDAPTLAGRGVDLMFAVDLSPSMAAMDMPAEGRTITRLAAVAEVAKKLAEARPGDRIGLVAFGARAYLVVPPTTDRAALVQALSSLDTGAAGPKTAMGDAVGLAAKRLAESPGLAKAVIVFGDGRSNAGEADPVAVARAAARHGVNIFAVGVGGDGPAPFLVAHPILGKQIITEAAPVDEAALSAMAQAGGGAFWRAGDAAALARATAAIDTLTPSDIRAEPDQGQSLTPLLAGLAVCLLTAWAALAATRGLTLP from the coding sequence GTGATTGCCCTGGCCCATCCGGCCGCGCTGGCGCTGGTGCTGCTTGTGCCGGCGGCCTTGTGGCTACGCCGCCGCTGCGAAGGCCGGGCAGCCGCCGCCCTGCCCGGAGCCGGCGAGGTGCGGGGAATCGGGCCGTCCTTCGCGCTGCGCCTGGGCGGCCTGTTGCGGCCCCTGGGGCTGGTCGCCGCCGTGCTGGCCCTGGCCGGGCCGAGCCTGCCGCCGGACGCGCCGACCTTGGCCGGCCGGGGCGTGGATCTCATGTTCGCCGTGGACCTCTCGCCGTCCATGGCGGCCATGGACATGCCGGCCGAAGGGCGCACCATCACCCGGCTGGCCGCCGTGGCCGAGGTGGCGAAAAAGCTGGCCGAGGCCCGGCCCGGCGACCGCATCGGTCTTGTCGCCTTCGGGGCCAGGGCCTATCTCGTCGTGCCGCCGACCACCGACCGGGCCGCCCTGGTTCAGGCGCTATCAAGCCTCGACACCGGCGCGGCCGGCCCCAAGACGGCCATGGGCGACGCCGTGGGGCTGGCCGCCAAACGGCTGGCCGAAAGCCCCGGGCTGGCCAAAGCGGTCATCGTTTTCGGCGACGGCCGGTCCAACGCCGGCGAGGCCGACCCCGTGGCCGTCGCCCGGGCCGCCGCCCGGCATGGCGTCAACATCTTTGCCGTGGGCGTGGGCGGCGACGGGCCGGCCCCGTTTCTCGTGGCCCATCCGATCCTGGGCAAGCAGATCATCACCGAAGCCGCGCCAGTGGACGAAGCGGCGCTTTCCGCCATGGCCCAAGCCGGCGGCGGCGCGTTCTGGCGGGCCGGCGATGCGGCTGCCCTGGCCCGGGCCACGGCGGCCATTGATACGTTGACGCCAAGCGACATCCGGGCCGAACCGGACCAGGGCCAGTCCCTGACGCCGCTTCTGGCCGGGCTGGCCGTTTGTCTGCTCACGGCCTGGGCCGCCCTGGCCGCCACCCGGGGGTTGACCCTGCCATGA
- a CDS encoding VWA domain-containing protein: MTFARPDWLWLLVPAALCLGFAWTAGRRRRAVAAGWPALAARPGRRALKSTCFICAVAALALAGAGPRLGTGKPDAASLKIPPRLRLMVVLDCSRSMLARDVPPDRLGAAKGLVLDVLSRLPGLDVGLVGFAGRAWLACPPTPDRAGLALFLDALSPEAAPLGGTDPATGLEAAGLALAGVRPAAVLLVTDGEATVKPAGHTRTVLPPGVPVYAVAVGSGQPAAVPGPGGEAFRDAAGAPVAAGVDYPALAALAEATGGAAYRLAPDAPWPAATIAAALAEGMVPADDSPDSAGSDDDGALLLALAVALLLADLALPPGRKLAGLVLVASLALAGPAEAATTAGEQNARGLTAAARGDQQTALAAFLAARARDPDDAAILFNIGTAYYRLGRFAEALAAFDRAAAGPDKALAAKARYNQGNAAWRLHDRGRAMAAYEAALTLDPADADARANLEWLRTNPTPAQEQDGRPDPDRAGPAPGGQGQATDQGNGQASAPTPGDDGQGENKPSGETAAPTPGRAGDTAAEARLPVPGRDGEETRPRRANAPGAADDPVLGRIPDLVGQPVAPVYARPTVEKDW, encoded by the coding sequence ATGACCTTCGCCCGTCCCGACTGGCTGTGGCTGCTTGTCCCGGCCGCCCTGTGCCTGGGTTTCGCCTGGACGGCCGGCCGGCGTCGCCGGGCCGTGGCCGCCGGCTGGCCGGCCCTGGCCGCGAGGCCGGGGCGACGCGCGCTGAAAAGCACCTGTTTTATCTGCGCCGTGGCCGCCCTGGCCCTGGCCGGGGCCGGGCCGCGACTGGGCACGGGGAAGCCGGACGCCGCATCGCTCAAAATCCCGCCCCGGCTGCGGCTCATGGTGGTCCTGGACTGTTCGCGCAGCATGTTGGCCCGGGATGTGCCGCCGGATCGGCTGGGCGCGGCCAAGGGGCTTGTGCTCGACGTGCTTTCCCGGCTGCCCGGCCTGGATGTCGGGCTGGTCGGCTTTGCCGGCCGGGCCTGGCTGGCCTGCCCGCCCACCCCGGACCGGGCCGGGCTGGCGCTTTTTCTGGATGCCCTGTCGCCCGAGGCCGCGCCCCTGGGCGGCACCGATCCGGCCACGGGCCTGGAAGCGGCCGGGCTGGCCCTGGCCGGGGTCCGGCCGGCGGCGGTGCTGCTGGTCACGGACGGCGAGGCAACCGTCAAGCCGGCCGGCCACACGCGGACTGTCCTGCCGCCCGGCGTGCCGGTCTATGCCGTGGCCGTGGGTTCCGGCCAGCCGGCGGCCGTGCCCGGACCGGGCGGCGAGGCCTTTCGCGACGCGGCCGGCGCGCCGGTGGCCGCCGGGGTGGACTATCCGGCCCTGGCCGCCCTGGCCGAGGCCACCGGCGGCGCGGCCTATCGGCTGGCCCCGGACGCGCCCTGGCCGGCCGCCACCATCGCCGCCGCCCTGGCCGAAGGGATGGTCCCGGCCGACGACTCGCCGGACTCGGCCGGCTCTGATGACGACGGCGCGCTGTTGCTGGCCCTGGCCGTGGCCCTGCTCCTGGCCGATCTGGCCCTGCCCCCGGGCCGGAAGCTGGCCGGGCTGGTGCTTGTGGCCAGCTTGGCCCTGGCCGGCCCGGCCGAAGCCGCCACTACGGCCGGCGAGCAAAACGCCCGCGGGCTGACCGCCGCCGCCCGGGGCGACCAGCAAACCGCCCTGGCCGCCTTTCTGGCCGCCCGGGCTCGCGATCCCGACGACGCGGCCATCCTTTTTAATATCGGCACGGCCTATTACCGCCTGGGCCGGTTCGCCGAAGCCCTGGCCGCCTTTGACCGGGCCGCCGCCGGGCCGGACAAGGCGCTGGCCGCCAAGGCCCGCTACAACCAGGGCAACGCCGCCTGGCGACTGCACGACCGGGGCCGGGCCATGGCCGCCTATGAGGCCGCCTTGACCCTTGATCCGGCCGACGCCGACGCCCGGGCCAACCTGGAATGGCTGCGGACCAATCCGACGCCGGCCCAGGAACAGGACGGCCGGCCCGATCCCGACCGGGCCGGCCCCGCACCGGGCGGCCAGGGCCAAGCTACGGACCAGGGCAACGGCCAGGCGTCGGCCCCGACTCCGGGCGACGACGGGCAAGGCGAAAACAAGCCTTCCGGCGAGACGGCCGCGCCCACGCCCGGCCGGGCCGGCGACACGGCGGCCGAGGCCCGGCTGCCCGTTCCCGGTCGGGACGGCGAGGAAACCAGGCCGCGCCGGGCGAACGCCCCTGGAGCGGCCGACGATCCCGTGCTCGGGCGCATCCCGGATCTGGTCGGACAGCCCGTGGCTCCGGTCTATGCCCGGCCCACGGTGGAGAAGGACTGGTGA
- a CDS encoding BatD family protein, which yields MRRAFALAARLPAALILAVILALSGPAMAQVPAAPAVAPPGLAGKTVVLEASLTPPNPWLGQTAVYALTLYRSVAASGLSVTPPTFEGFDAAPLPGQEDGQLTAGNRRYVVSRVAYALTPKRAGRLHLGPPQGKLIGLPGTSAPVTVAGPALAAEVRPLPPPPDGFPDSGLVGGLELTAALAPAALAVGEQARLTVTLTGRGNLAEATLPPPPVPQGVLLRVLGHEDAFTPGPDGAAGRRLFHYALTATIPGRYTLPGLSVAVFDPVAEAWSLAAGPELTLVVAPGANPAASAAPPASPGRSSEAGDVAAGLTGWRRLVPLLAPKVATAVATPLACAPEAGAETLAVLPPGRRIALGPIRNGFVRLSTDDDMVGWVPRDMIVTILP from the coding sequence GTGAGGCGCGCTTTTGCCCTGGCCGCCCGGCTGCCGGCGGCACTGATCCTGGCCGTGATCCTGGCTCTGTCCGGGCCGGCCATGGCCCAGGTTCCGGCCGCGCCGGCCGTAGCGCCGCCGGGGCTGGCCGGCAAGACGGTCGTTCTCGAAGCTTCCCTGACCCCGCCCAACCCCTGGCTCGGCCAGACCGCCGTCTATGCCCTGACCCTGTACCGTTCCGTGGCCGCCTCGGGCCTGTCCGTGACCCCGCCGACTTTTGAGGGCTTCGATGCCGCCCCCCTGCCCGGCCAAGAGGACGGCCAGCTCACGGCCGGCAACCGGCGCTATGTCGTCAGCCGCGTGGCCTACGCCCTGACCCCCAAGCGTGCCGGCCGACTCCACCTGGGGCCGCCCCAGGGAAAGCTCATCGGCCTGCCCGGAACCTCGGCCCCCGTCACGGTCGCCGGGCCGGCCCTGGCCGCCGAGGTCCGCCCGCTGCCGCCGCCTCCGGACGGGTTTCCCGATTCGGGGCTGGTCGGGGGCCTGGAACTCACGGCCGCACTGGCCCCGGCCGCCCTGGCCGTGGGTGAGCAAGCGCGTCTGACCGTCACGCTGACGGGCCGGGGCAATCTGGCCGAGGCGACGCTGCCGCCGCCGCCCGTGCCCCAAGGCGTGCTCCTGCGGGTTCTCGGCCACGAAGACGCGTTCACCCCCGGCCCGGACGGCGCGGCCGGACGCCGCCTCTTCCACTATGCCCTCACGGCGACCATCCCGGGCCGCTACACCCTGCCGGGCCTGTCCGTCGCGGTCTTCGACCCGGTCGCCGAGGCCTGGAGCCTGGCCGCCGGGCCGGAACTGACGCTGGTCGTCGCGCCAGGGGCCAATCCCGCCGCCAGCGCCGCGCCGCCGGCCAGCCCGGGCCGGTCGTCCGAGGCCGGAGACGTGGCCGCCGGCTTAACCGGCTGGCGGCGTCTGGTTCCTTTGCTCGCCCCCAAAGTCGCCACCGCCGTGGCCACGCCCCTGGCCTGTGCCCCCGAGGCCGGGGCCGAAACCCTGGCCGTGTTGCCGCCCGGCCGCCGCATCGCCCTTGGTCCGATCCGAAACGGCTTCGTGCGCCTTTCTACCGACGACGACATGGTGGGCTGGGTTCCCCGCGATATGATCGTCACCATCCTGCCGTAG
- a CDS encoding PilZ domain-containing protein: MNDSLAPVIQATLDLHFGRLDPLVSAPAARPQLIQAAATLMRRIAENILAVPDDCPVDTLVQRHVFAKDKALPAWLVNRGLVTCDNDRQQLESSVRKLLAHPFNRRRFLDFLSNELLYHRWLWAREDDKRHFPIRCANELRENGYCLELNTFDHVIKLGDNIIAPPGKIDDAAHWRLRSIGTVCLVDLAARPVFDYTARLLEAKYKTTFILDTFKALFTAAGRNPGSPERQAALVMGEIPKVFTLADHAKPLGVTGEASSLELLRRLLAAFDRQTSRNCPESRLRLGAEPPQGVANRVAAMIWLRRTLGRVKKEQQKKTSPARGHKVAERTVLLAAADQKSILYFNLFADPADTAINPCHIRGVDDESMTVVSPRGNRLNDAAPGQEVSGYFAVVGANKKSTYCDFRTTVESVACPDDSHCLVELSIPATFELTRRNHKRLPVDPGSVVLFEMAAPTPAADWNLFNALEKWPRPFCIIPDGLGHCRIKDLSAGGMLLEIHHDAPACPFFTEDRRDHPLLVQVKLAGKPNAAPLWLGIRAEAKRIRDFPPLRKKYVGFQFVEAGEVRNERSVRFSPVGKDGLYLINDWIFRNGLGK; the protein is encoded by the coding sequence ATGAACGATTCCCTGGCGCCCGTCATCCAGGCCACGCTGGATCTCCATTTCGGTCGCCTTGACCCGCTGGTCAGCGCGCCCGCGGCCCGCCCGCAGCTCATCCAGGCCGCCGCCACGCTTATGCGGCGCATTGCCGAAAACATCCTGGCCGTGCCGGACGACTGCCCGGTGGACACCCTGGTCCAGCGCCACGTCTTCGCCAAGGACAAGGCCCTGCCGGCCTGGCTCGTCAACCGGGGGCTGGTGACCTGCGACAACGACCGCCAGCAGTTGGAATCCTCGGTGCGAAAACTCCTGGCCCATCCGTTCAATCGGCGGCGTTTTTTGGATTTTCTCAGCAACGAACTGCTCTACCACCGTTGGCTGTGGGCGCGCGAGGACGACAAGCGCCATTTTCCCATCCGCTGCGCCAACGAACTGCGGGAGAACGGCTACTGCCTGGAACTCAACACCTTCGACCACGTCATCAAACTCGGCGACAACATCATCGCCCCCCCGGGCAAGATCGACGACGCCGCCCACTGGCGGCTGCGCTCCATCGGCACGGTCTGCCTGGTCGATCTGGCGGCCAGGCCGGTCTTCGACTACACCGCCCGGCTGCTCGAAGCGAAATACAAGACCACATTCATCCTCGACACCTTCAAGGCCCTTTTTACCGCCGCCGGCCGCAATCCGGGCAGCCCCGAGCGCCAGGCCGCCCTGGTCATGGGCGAAATCCCCAAGGTCTTCACCCTGGCCGACCATGCCAAGCCCCTGGGTGTGACGGGCGAGGCCAGCTCCCTGGAACTGCTGCGTCGGCTGCTGGCCGCCTTTGACCGCCAAACCAGCCGCAACTGCCCGGAATCGCGCCTGCGCCTGGGAGCCGAGCCGCCCCAGGGCGTGGCCAACCGGGTGGCGGCCATGATCTGGCTGCGCCGCACCCTGGGCAGAGTCAAGAAGGAGCAACAGAAAAAAACCAGCCCGGCCCGAGGACACAAAGTGGCCGAACGCACCGTGCTGTTGGCCGCCGCCGACCAGAAAAGCATCCTGTATTTCAACCTCTTCGCCGACCCCGCCGACACAGCCATCAACCCCTGCCATATCCGCGGCGTGGACGACGAATCCATGACCGTGGTCTCCCCGCGCGGCAACCGCTTAAACGACGCCGCCCCGGGCCAGGAAGTCAGCGGCTACTTCGCCGTGGTCGGGGCCAACAAGAAAAGCACCTACTGCGATTTCCGCACCACGGTGGAATCGGTCGCCTGCCCGGACGACAGCCACTGCCTGGTGGAACTCTCCATCCCGGCCACCTTCGAACTCACCCGGCGCAACCACAAGCGCCTGCCCGTGGACCCCGGTTCGGTGGTGCTGTTCGAAATGGCCGCCCCGACCCCGGCCGCGGACTGGAACCTGTTCAATGCCCTGGAGAAATGGCCGCGCCCGTTTTGCATCATCCCCGACGGCCTGGGGCACTGCCGCATCAAAGACCTCTCGGCCGGGGGGATGCTGCTGGAAATCCACCACGACGCGCCGGCCTGCCCGTTCTTCACCGAAGACCGCCGCGACCATCCCCTGCTCGTCCAGGTCAAGCTGGCCGGCAAGCCCAACGCCGCCCCCTTGTGGCTGGGCATCCGGGCCGAGGCCAAGCGCATCCGGGATTTTCCGCCGCTGCGCAAAAAATACGTGGGCTTTCAGTTCGTGGAGGCCGGCGAAGTGCGCAACGAGCGCTCGGTGCGCTTTTCACCGGTGGGCAAGGACGGGCTGTACCTCATCAACGACTGGATCTTCCGCAACGGCCTGGGAAAATAG
- a CDS encoding bile acid:sodium symporter family protein, with product MVGKLLRKMASDWFLAGMLTAVLLAAAFPKFGAAGGAMHADVASDVGIFAVFFLHGLALSTRSLLAGLANVRLHLLVQALTFVVFPLLYIPFKFAFGGLIPEGLMLGFLYLCALPSTISSSVAMTAIAKGNVPAAIFNATLSSLLGIVLTPAIIGLAMEGGATGGLSLGQAMLNIATLLLLPFVLGQVARPMVGNLASRHKKCINTFDKLVILMLVYSSFCDSTASGLWRDNGLGVIFLTLAGAAIFLATALLVSSKVSRWCGFSEEDRITAIFCGSKKTLASGVPMARLLFGAHPALGLIVLPIMFYHQLQLFVCSIMAGRFADRFNKVPHPAPDAGGLPEPLPARAGS from the coding sequence ATGGTCGGCAAACTGTTGCGCAAGATGGCTTCGGATTGGTTTTTGGCGGGGATGCTCACGGCGGTGCTTCTGGCGGCCGCTTTTCCGAAATTCGGGGCAGCCGGTGGAGCGATGCACGCCGACGTGGCCAGCGACGTCGGCATCTTCGCGGTCTTTTTCCTGCATGGCCTGGCTCTTTCCACCCGGTCGCTTCTGGCCGGGCTGGCCAACGTCCGGCTGCATCTGCTGGTGCAGGCCCTGACCTTCGTTGTTTTCCCGCTGCTCTATATTCCGTTCAAATTCGCCTTTGGCGGGCTGATTCCCGAGGGGCTGATGCTCGGGTTTCTCTATTTGTGCGCCTTGCCGTCCACCATTTCCTCGTCGGTGGCCATGACGGCCATCGCCAAGGGCAACGTGCCGGCGGCGATTTTTAACGCCACGCTGTCGAGCTTGCTCGGCATCGTGCTCACCCCGGCCATCATCGGCCTGGCCATGGAAGGTGGGGCCACGGGCGGGCTGTCGCTGGGGCAGGCCATGCTCAACATCGCCACGCTGCTGCTGTTGCCCTTCGTGCTCGGGCAGGTGGCCCGGCCGATGGTGGGCAATCTGGCTTCGCGCCACAAGAAATGCATCAATACTTTTGATAAGCTCGTCATCCTGATGCTTGTCTACAGCTCGTTTTGCGACTCCACGGCTTCGGGGCTGTGGCGCGACAACGGCCTGGGCGTCATCTTCCTGACCCTGGCCGGTGCGGCGATTTTCCTGGCGACGGCCCTATTGGTCTCGTCCAAGGTGTCGCGCTGGTGCGGCTTTTCGGAAGAAGACCGGATCACGGCGATTTTTTGCGGCTCCAAAAAGACCCTGGCTTCCGGCGTGCCCATGGCCCGGCTGCTGTTCGGGGCGCATCCGGCCTTGGGCCTTATTGTGCTGCCCATCATGTTCTACCACCAGCTCCAGCTCTTTGTGTGCTCCATCATGGCCGGCCGGTTTGCCGACCGGTTCAACAAGGTTCCCCACCCGGCTCCCGACGCGGGCGGTCTGCCCGAGCCCCTCCCAGCCCGCGCCGGGAGCTGA
- a CDS encoding AraC family transcriptional regulator, with amino-acid sequence MPRERTPPPLTRLPRLVFGRSEALPADSLARAHSHPFGQLSYAGEGVIEVTTPVSSHVAPPRRAVWVPPGLLHEVTTTRPAAMRSLYIRADQTIFCPPRCLVLRVTRLARELILTAAALPPDYDEDGPAGRLAHVLLDQLATLPEADLSLPWPADPALAALCRELRDAPDDDRDMDALARQAGMSGRTLARRFEAQTGLRFGAWRRRQRLLAALGRLEAGDNVTAAALESGYASVSAFVAAFRDMFGATPGTFLRQRKQEGGIP; translated from the coding sequence ATGCCGCGCGAACGCACCCCCCCGCCGCTGACCCGACTGCCCCGGCTCGTCTTCGGGCGCAGCGAAGCCCTGCCGGCCGACTCCCTGGCCCGGGCCCACAGCCATCCCTTCGGCCAGCTCTCCTACGCCGGCGAAGGGGTCATCGAAGTGACCACGCCCGTCAGCAGCCACGTGGCCCCGCCCCGGCGGGCCGTCTGGGTTCCGCCGGGGCTGCTCCACGAAGTGACCACCACCCGGCCGGCGGCCATGCGCAGCCTCTACATCCGGGCCGATCAGACCATCTTTTGCCCGCCGCGCTGCCTGGTGCTGCGGGTAACGAGGCTTGCCCGGGAACTCATCCTGACCGCCGCCGCCCTGCCGCCGGACTATGACGAGGACGGCCCGGCCGGCCGGTTGGCCCACGTGCTCCTCGACCAGCTGGCCACCCTGCCCGAAGCGGACTTAAGCCTCCCCTGGCCGGCCGACCCCGCCCTGGCCGCCCTGTGCCGCGAGCTGCGAGACGCTCCCGACGACGACCGCGACATGGACGCCCTGGCCAGACAGGCCGGCATGAGCGGGCGCACCCTGGCCCGGCGGTTCGAGGCCCAAACCGGCCTGCGCTTCGGGGCCTGGCGACGCCGCCAACGCCTGCTCGCCGCCCTGGGCCGGCTGGAAGCCGGAGACAATGTCACGGCCGCCGCCCTGGAAAGCGGCTACGCCTCGGTGTCGGCCTTCGTGGCGGCGTTTCGGGACATGTTCGGGGCGACGCCCGGGACGTTTTTACGACAGCGCAAACAGGAGGGAGGAATCCCATGA
- a CDS encoding GNAT family N-acetyltransferase: protein MTDIRFCDGGAELLDAIEPLWRALSEHHATINPDFATLFRQRPFIVRKRAILDKRPAALLVRLALADDTPVGYCVAALGPDGAGEIDSIFIAAAHRSQGIGESLLRHALDWLDARGATGVSVAVVPGNNRALAWYGRFGFAPRLTTLTRLADRAEP from the coding sequence ATGACGGACATCCGCTTTTGCGACGGCGGCGCGGAACTGCTCGATGCCATCGAACCGCTGTGGCGGGCGCTCTCCGAGCACCACGCAACCATCAACCCCGATTTCGCGACGTTGTTCCGGCAGCGGCCCTTTATCGTGCGCAAGCGGGCCATCCTGGACAAGCGGCCGGCCGCCCTGCTCGTCCGGCTGGCCTTGGCCGACGACACCCCCGTGGGTTACTGCGTCGCCGCCCTGGGGCCCGACGGAGCCGGAGAGATCGACTCCATTTTCATCGCCGCAGCCCATCGGAGCCAAGGAATTGGCGAATCGCTCCTGCGCCATGCCCTTGACTGGCTCGACGCCCGAGGCGCGACCGGCGTCAGCGTGGCCGTCGTCCCCGGCAACAACCGGGCCCTGGCCTGGTACGGCCGGTTCGGGTTCGCGCCGAGGCTTACGACCCTGACGCGACTGGCGGATCGGGCAGAACCTTGA